A stretch of the Trichocoleus sp. FACHB-46 genome encodes the following:
- a CDS encoding HAMP domain-containing protein, whose product MPAEQVTKDTENLDLRQLLKILSAVKKGNFSVRMADEYTGMAGKVADAINDVIELNERMTKELERIGKVVGKEGKITQRASLGNAGGSWGSCLESINSLISDLVQPTVETSRVIRAVAHGDLSQTIPTEIEGRQLKGEFLQTAQVVNTMVEQLSSFASEVTRVAREVGTEGKLGVQAEVKGVAGTWKDLTDNVNLMAGNLTGQVRNIAEVATAIANGDLSKKITVDVKGEILELKNTVNTMVDQLNSFASEVTRVAREVGTEGKLGVQAEVKGVAGTWKDLTDSVNLMAGNLTAQVRNIAEVTTAVANGDLSKKITVDVKGEILELKNTVNIMVDQLNSFASEVTRVAREVGAEGKLGGQAEVRGVAGTWKDLTDSVNFMAGSLTAQVRNIAEVTTAVANGDLSKKITVDVKGEILELKNTINTMVDQLNSFASEVTRVAREVGTEGKLGVQAEVRGVAGTWKDLTDSVNSMAGNLTAQVRNIAEVTTAVANGDLSKKITVDVKGEILDLKNTINTMVDQLNSFASEVTRVAREVGSEGKLGGQADVRGVAGTWKDLTDSVNFMAGSLTAQVRNIAEVTTAVANGDLSKKITVDVKGEILELKNTINIMVDQLNSFASEVTRVAREVGTEGKLGVQAEVRGVAGTWKDLTDSVNSMAGNLTAQVRNIAEVTTAVANGDLSKKITVDVKGEILELKNTINTMVDQLSSFASEVTRVAREVGTEGKLGVQAEVRGVAGVWKDLTDNVNSMAGNLTAQVRNIAEVATAIANGDLSKKITVQVKGEILELKNTINIMVDQLSSFASEVTRVAREVGSEGKLGVQADVRGVAGTWKDLTDSVNFMAGSLTAQVRNIAAVTTAVANGDLSKKITVDVKGEILELKNTVNTMVDQLNSFASEVTRVAREVGSEGKLGVQAVVPGVAGTWKDLTDSVNFMAGSLTAQVRNIAEVTTAVANGDLSKKITVDVKGEILELKNTINTMVDQLNSFASEVTRVAREVGTEGKLGVQAYVRGVAGTWKDLTDNVNLMAGNLTAQVRNIAEVATAIANGDLSKKITVDVKGEILDLKNTINTMVDQLSSFASEVTRVAREVGTEGKLGGQAQVTGVAGTWKDLTDNVNSMAGNLTAQVRGIARVVTAVANGDLKRKLMLDAKGEIETLADTINEMIDTLATFADQVTTVAREVGIEGKLGGQAKVPGASGTWRALTDNVNELAATLTTQLRAIAEVATAVTKGDLTRSISVAAQGEVAVLKDNINQMIANLRETTQKNTEQDWLKTNLAKFTRMLQGQRDLETVSKLILSELAPLVSAQHGVFYLMEPGEMHIPFLKLLSTYAYRERKHLANRFGIGEGLVGQCALEKERILLSEVPDDYIKISSGLGEATPRNVVVLPVLFEGQVTAVIELASFRQFSDIHLTFFDQLTESIAIVLNTIAASMRTEELLKQSQSLAEELQVQQKELTDTNKRLEQQAQSLKASEELLKNQQEQLQQTNEELEEKAELLSLQNKEVERKNREIEQARRSLEEKAEQLALSSKYKSEFLANMSHELRTPLNSLLILARLLTDNSDGNLTQKQVEYIQTIHSAGTDLLELINDILDLAKIESGTMSVDIDQMLFTDLRGYIDRTFGQVAQDKSLQFNIELDERLPRAIYTDSKRLQQVLKNLLANAFKFTERGSVTLSMTAAAQGWNPEKESLSRANTVIAFSVTDTGIGIPADKQKIIFEAFQQADGTTSRKYGGTGLGLSISREIARLLGGEIRLTSAPGQGSTFTLYLPQAYQAPPTAAPAPQMPIRVELGRREAPNGDGPDFAATTLAANIAALNLTESPPSSMMLPLPELSDDRSNIEPGDRVLLIVEDDLNFNRVLIDMARNEGFKVLVALRGSMGLSMARDFKPDAVMLDIRLPDMDGWTVLDRLKHNPDTRHIPVHILTVEEGRQRGLQLGAIAYMQKPISSENLTNALTQIKEFVERRVKNLLVVEDDQIQRQSIVELIGNGDVETTAVGSGAEALEMLRDNHFDCIVLDLGLPDMTGLELIEALKQEVGLAKLPIIVYTGKELSQQEETELKRMAETIIIKDVRSPERLLDETALFLHRVQSDLPQPKRQMLEQLRQNDPILEGKKVLIVDDDVRNIFALTSLLERYQMQVLYAENGRDGITVLQNNPDVDIVLVDVMMPEMDGYETMQTIRQLSVFDALPMVALTAKAMQGDREKCLEAGASDYITKPVDTEQLLSLLRVWLYQ is encoded by the coding sequence ATGCCCGCTGAACAAGTTACCAAAGATACCGAGAACTTGGACCTCAGACAGTTACTAAAGATACTCAGTGCCGTTAAGAAAGGTAACTTTTCAGTTCGCATGGCTGATGAGTACACCGGGATGGCAGGCAAGGTTGCTGATGCGATTAACGATGTCATCGAGCTGAATGAGCGGATGACCAAGGAGCTAGAACGAATTGGCAAAGTTGTTGGTAAAGAAGGCAAAATCACTCAGCGAGCGTCGCTTGGAAATGCGGGCGGTTCTTGGGGCTCTTGCTTAGAGTCGATCAACAGCTTAATCAGCGACTTGGTGCAACCTACTGTAGAAACGTCGCGGGTCATCCGAGCCGTAGCGCATGGTGACTTGTCGCAAACCATCCCGACCGAAATTGAAGGTCGCCAGCTCAAAGGTGAGTTTTTACAAACGGCTCAAGTCGTCAACACGATGGTGGAGCAGCTTAGCTCCTTTGCCTCTGAGGTAACCCGTGTAGCTCGCGAGGTAGGCACCGAGGGTAAGTTGGGCGTGCAAGCCGAAGTCAAGGGTGTGGCAGGCACCTGGAAAGACTTGACCGATAACGTCAACTTGATGGCAGGCAACCTGACCGGACAGGTACGGAATATTGCCGAGGTTGCGACGGCGATCGCCAACGGTGACTTGTCCAAGAAGATTACGGTAGACGTGAAAGGCGAAATTCTAGAGCTAAAAAACACCGTCAACACGATGGTAGACCAGCTTAACTCTTTTGCCTCTGAGGTAACCAGAGTCGCCCGTGAGGTGGGAACTGAAGGAAAACTAGGTGTGCAAGCCGAGGTGAAAGGCGTAGCAGGCACCTGGAAAGACCTCACCGACTCCGTGAACTTGATGGCAGGCAACCTGACTGCGCAAGTACGGAACATCGCCGAAGTGACGACAGCAGTGGCGAATGGTGACCTCTCGAAGAAGATTACGGTAGACGTGAAAGGCGAGATTCTGGAGCTGAAGAACACCGTCAACATCATGGTGGACCAGCTCAACTCCTTTGCCTCTGAGGTAACGCGGGTGGCGCGGGAAGTAGGTGCAGAAGGAAAACTCGGTGGTCAAGCCGAAGTTCGGGGCGTCGCGGGCACCTGGAAAGACCTGACCGACTCGGTAAACTTCATGGCAGGCTCTCTGACAGCCCAAGTGCGGAACATCGCGGAAGTGACGACAGCAGTAGCGAATGGCGACCTCTCCAAGAAAATCACCGTAGATGTCAAAGGCGAGATTCTAGAGCTGAAGAACACGATCAACACGATGGTGGACCAGCTCAACTCCTTCGCTTCTGAGGTAACCCGTGTGGCGCGGGAAGTAGGTACCGAAGGAAAACTGGGCGTACAAGCTGAAGTGCGAGGCGTAGCAGGTACCTGGAAAGACCTGACCGACTCCGTGAACTCGATGGCAGGTAACCTGACAGCCCAAGTGCGGAACATCGCCGAAGTGACGACCGCAGTGGCGAATGGCGACTTGTCCAAGAAGATTACCGTAGATGTGAAGGGTGAAATTCTCGACCTGAAGAACACGATCAACACGATGGTGGACCAGCTCAACTCCTTCGCCTCTGAGGTAACCAGAGTGGCACGGGAAGTAGGCTCGGAAGGGAAGCTCGGTGGTCAAGCCGATGTGCGCGGGGTGGCGGGTACCTGGAAAGACCTGACCGACTCCGTGAACTTCATGGCGGGTTCGCTGACCGCGCAGGTGCGGAATATTGCCGAAGTGACGACGGCGGTAGCGAACGGTGACCTCTCCAAGAAAATTACCGTAGACGTAAAAGGCGAGATTCTAGAGCTGAAGAATACCATCAATATCATGGTGGATCAGCTCAACTCCTTTGCTTCTGAGGTAACCAGAGTCGCCCGTGAGGTGGGAACCGAAGGAAAACTCGGTGTGCAGGCGGAAGTACGTGGGGTGGCAGGCACCTGGAAAGACCTCACCGACTCGGTAAACTCGATGGCAGGCAACCTCACCGCGCAAGTCCGGAACATCGCGGAAGTGACGACGGCGGTAGCGAACGGTGACTTGTCCAAGAAAATCACCGTGGATGTGAAGGGTGAGATTTTAGAGCTGAAGAACACCATCAACACGATGGTGGACCAGCTCAGCTCCTTTGCTTCTGAGGTAACTAGAGTCGCCCGTGAAGTGGGTACTGAAGGGAAACTGGGGGTACAAGCCGAAGTTCGTGGTGTAGCGGGGGTTTGGAAAGACCTGACTGACAACGTGAACTCGATGGCAGGCAACCTGACAGCCCAGGTGCGAAACATTGCCGAAGTTGCGACCGCGATCGCCAACGGTGACCTCTCCAAGAAAATCACCGTGCAGGTGAAGGGCGAAATCTTAGAGCTGAAAAATACCATCAACATCATGGTGGACCAGCTCAGCTCCTTTGCTTCTGAGGTAACTAGAGTTGCCCGGGAGGTGGGTTCCGAAGGGAAACTGGGTGTGCAAGCCGATGTCCGAGGCGTAGCAGGCACCTGGAAAGACCTGACGGACTCGGTAAACTTCATGGCGGGTTCTCTGACAGCGCAGGTACGGAACATTGCCGCAGTCACGACAGCGGTGGCGAACGGTGACCTCTCCAAGAAGATTACGGTAGACGTCAAAGGCGAGATTCTAGAGCTGAAAAATACGGTCAACACGATGGTGGACCAGCTCAACTCCTTTGCTTCTGAAGTAACCAGAGTTGCCCGTGAGGTAGGCTCCGAAGGAAAACTGGGTGTACAAGCGGTCGTGCCGGGGGTTGCAGGTACCTGGAAAGACCTGACGGACTCGGTAAACTTCATGGCGGGTTCTCTAACCGCGCAGGTGCGGAACATCGCGGAAGTGACGACGGCGGTGGCCAACGGTGACCTCTCAAAGAAGATTACGGTAGACGTCAAAGGCGAGATTCTAGAGCTGAAGAACACGATCAATACGATGGTGGACCAGCTCAACTCCTTTGCCTCTGAGGTAACTAGAGTTGCCCGCGAAGTGGGTACCGAAGGAAAACTGGGGGTACAAGCCTACGTCCGAGGGGTCGCGGGAACCTGGAAAGACCTCACGGACAATGTGAACTTGATGGCAGGCAACCTCACCGCTCAGGTGCGGAACATTGCGGAGGTGGCAACGGCGATCGCGAACGGCGACTTGTCCAAGAAAATCACCGTGGATGTGAAGGGTGAAATTCTCGACTTGAAGAACACGATCAACACGATGGTGGACCAGCTCAGCTCCTTCGCCTCTGAGGTAACGCGGGTCGCCCGTGAAGTAGGCACCGAAGGAAAACTGGGCGGTCAAGCGCAAGTCACCGGAGTTGCAGGCACCTGGAAAGACCTGACCGACAACGTGAACTCGATGGCAGGCAACCTCACTGCGCAGGTGCGGGGGATTGCGCGAGTGGTAACGGCGGTGGCGAACGGTGACCTGAAGCGCAAGTTGATGCTGGATGCCAAGGGTGAAATCGAAACCCTGGCCGACACGATCAACGAGATGATCGACACGCTGGCCACCTTCGCCGACCAGGTAACGACGGTAGCCCGCGAGGTAGGGATTGAAGGAAAGCTGGGCGGTCAAGCGAAAGTACCGGGGGCTTCTGGAACTTGGCGCGCCTTGACCGACAACGTAAACGAACTGGCGGCCACTCTTACTACTCAGCTGCGAGCGATCGCCGAGGTGGCAACGGCGGTAACCAAGGGCGACCTGACCCGCTCGATTTCTGTGGCGGCGCAAGGGGAGGTGGCAGTCCTGAAGGACAACATCAACCAGATGATCGCCAACCTGCGCGAAACAACGCAGAAGAACACCGAGCAAGACTGGCTCAAGACCAACTTGGCCAAGTTCACCCGGATGCTGCAAGGTCAGCGCGACCTGGAAACCGTTTCCAAGCTGATTCTGTCCGAGTTGGCTCCGCTGGTTTCGGCTCAGCATGGGGTCTTCTACCTGATGGAACCGGGCGAAATGCATATTCCTTTCCTGAAGCTGCTCAGCACCTATGCCTACCGTGAGCGCAAGCACTTGGCAAACCGCTTTGGCATCGGTGAAGGTCTAGTGGGTCAATGTGCTCTAGAGAAAGAACGGATTCTGCTCAGCGAAGTCCCAGACGACTACATCAAGATTAGTTCTGGCCTGGGAGAAGCCACACCTCGCAATGTGGTTGTCTTACCCGTGTTGTTTGAAGGCCAAGTGACTGCTGTGATCGAGCTGGCGTCCTTCCGGCAGTTTAGTGATATTCACCTCACCTTCTTCGACCAACTGACTGAAAGTATCGCCATCGTCTTAAACACGATCGCGGCCAGTATGCGGACGGAAGAACTGCTGAAGCAGTCTCAATCCTTGGCCGAAGAACTGCAAGTCCAGCAGAAGGAACTCACCGACACCAACAAGCGCCTAGAGCAACAAGCGCAATCGCTGAAGGCTTCGGAAGAGTTGCTGAAGAACCAGCAAGAGCAATTGCAGCAGACCAACGAAGAACTGGAAGAAAAAGCCGAGTTGCTGTCGCTGCAAAACAAAGAGGTGGAGCGCAAGAACCGCGAAATCGAACAAGCGCGGCGATCGCTGGAGGAAAAAGCCGAGCAATTGGCCCTCAGTTCCAAGTACAAGTCTGAGTTCTTGGCAAATATGTCCCACGAACTCCGGACTCCACTCAACAGCTTGCTGATTCTGGCTCGACTGTTAACCGACAACAGCGACGGCAACTTGACCCAAAAGCAAGTGGAGTATATCCAAACCATCCACTCAGCGGGTACCGACCTCCTAGAGCTAATCAACGACATTTTGGACTTAGCCAAAATCGAATCGGGCACTATGTCGGTCGATATTGACCAGATGTTGTTCACCGATCTACGCGGTTACATCGATCGCACCTTTGGCCAAGTGGCTCAGGATAAGAGCTTGCAGTTCAACATCGAGCTGGATGAGCGCCTCCCCCGCGCCATCTATACCGATTCCAAGCGTTTACAACAAGTGCTGAAGAATTTGCTGGCCAACGCCTTCAAGTTTACCGAGCGCGGCTCTGTTACCCTCAGCATGACGGCGGCAGCCCAAGGTTGGAACCCAGAGAAAGAAAGCTTGAGCCGTGCTAATACGGTGATTGCCTTCTCTGTGACCGATACGGGCATTGGCATTCCAGCGGACAAGCAGAAGATTATCTTTGAAGCATTCCAGCAGGCAGATGGCACGACCAGCCGCAAGTATGGCGGCACCGGATTGGGCCTCTCGATCAGCCGAGAAATTGCCCGTCTCTTGGGCGGTGAAATTAGGCTGACCAGCGCTCCGGGACAAGGAAGCACGTTTACGCTATACCTACCGCAGGCTTACCAAGCCCCACCCACTGCCGCTCCAGCACCTCAGATGCCCATTCGGGTAGAACTGGGACGGCGGGAAGCACCCAACGGAGATGGCCCAGATTTCGCTGCCACGACATTGGCGGCCAATATTGCCGCGCTGAATTTGACTGAGTCACCTCCTAGCTCAATGATGCTGCCCTTGCCCGAACTCAGTGATGACCGCAGCAATATTGAACCGGGCGATCGCGTCTTGCTGATCGTTGAGGACGACCTCAACTTCAACCGCGTGCTAATTGACATGGCGCGTAACGAAGGCTTTAAGGTGCTAGTTGCTTTACGCGGCAGCATGGGCCTCTCTATGGCGCGCGACTTCAAGCCCGATGCGGTGATGTTGGATATTCGCTTGCCCGATATGGATGGCTGGACGGTGCTAGACCGCCTAAAGCACAACCCAGACACCCGCCATATTCCAGTTCATATTTTGACGGTGGAAGAAGGGCGGCAACGCGGCTTGCAATTGGGGGCGATCGCCTACATGCAGAAGCCGATCTCCAGCGAAAACTTGACCAACGCCTTGACTCAAATCAAAGAATTTGTCGAGCGTCGAGTCAAGAACCTTCTGGTGGTAGAAGACGACCAAATCCAACGTCAAAGCATTGTCGAACTGATCGGCAATGGTGATGTTGAAACTACAGCCGTTGGCTCAGGGGCGGAAGCTCTAGAAATGTTGAGAGACAACCACTTTGACTGTATCGTGCTCGATCTCGGCCTGCCTGACATGACAGGTTTAGAGCTGATTGAAGCCTTAAAACAGGAAGTGGGGCTAGCGAAATTGCCGATTATTGTTTACACAGGCAAGGAGCTGAGCCAGCAAGAAGAAACTGAGCTGAAACGGATGGCCGAAACCATCATCATCAAGGATGTGCGATCGCCCGAACGCCTCCTAGATGAAACGGCGCTATTCTTACATCGGGTGCAATCCGACTTGCCACAACCCAAGCGCCAGATGCTAGAGCAACTGCGGCAAAATGACCCGATACTCGAAGGCAAAAAGGTGCTGATTGTGGATGATGATGTCCGCAATATCTTTGCCCTCACCAGCCTGCTAGAGCGGTATCAGATGCAGGTGTTGTACGCAGAAAATGGGCGCGATGGCATTACTGTGTTGCAAAACAACCCAGATGTAGACATCGTCTTGGTGGATGTGATGATGCCAGAAATGGATGGTTACGAAACCATGCAAACGATTCGCCAGTTGAGTGTCTTCGATGCATTGCCGATGGTGGCCCTCACTGCCAAGGCCATGCAGGGCGATCGCGAGAAGTGTTTAGAGGCGGGCGCTTCAGATTACATCACCAAACCGGTAGATACAGAGCAGTTACTCTCTCTCCTACGTGTCTGGTTGTATCAATAG
- a CDS encoding protein-glutamate O-methyltransferase CheR, with product MNNLEELEIHLLLEGVFRHYGFDFRNYALASIKRRIWNTIRAEHLKSISGLQEKILHEPECLERFLLGLSVNVTSMFRDPSFYLAFRQKVVPLLRTYPFIRIWHAGCSTGEEVYSMAILLQEEGLYHRCRIYATDMNESVLRQAKVGIFPLHLMQEYTQLYLKAGGKRSFSEYYTAAYDNAIFRATLKENLIFSQHNLATDASFNEFNVILCRNVLIYFNNTLQERVHKLLYESLGRFGILGVGHQESLRLTKYEDCYEELESREKLYRRIK from the coding sequence ATGAACAACCTTGAGGAACTAGAAATTCACTTACTGCTGGAAGGAGTATTCCGCCACTACGGGTTCGATTTTCGTAACTATGCCTTGGCTTCTATCAAAAGGAGGATTTGGAATACTATTCGCGCCGAACACCTAAAAAGTATCTCTGGTCTGCAAGAGAAAATCCTACACGAACCTGAATGCTTAGAGCGCTTCCTGCTGGGGCTTTCGGTGAATGTCACCTCGATGTTTCGAGACCCCAGCTTCTATCTAGCTTTTCGGCAAAAGGTGGTGCCCCTCTTACGCACCTATCCCTTTATTCGGATTTGGCATGCTGGTTGCTCGACTGGAGAAGAAGTCTATTCAATGGCAATCTTGTTGCAGGAAGAAGGTCTGTATCACCGTTGCCGCATCTATGCCACAGATATGAATGAATCGGTTCTGCGTCAAGCCAAGGTAGGCATTTTTCCACTACACCTGATGCAAGAATACACCCAGCTCTATCTCAAGGCAGGGGGGAAGCGATCGTTCTCTGAGTACTATACGGCTGCTTATGACAATGCAATTTTTCGCGCGACGCTCAAAGAGAATTTGATTTTCTCCCAGCACAATCTAGCCACCGACGCTTCCTTTAATGAATTCAACGTCATCCTATGTCGTAACGTCTTGATTTATTTCAACAACACCTTACAGGAGCGGGTGCATAAGCTGTTATACGAAAGTTTGGGCAGGTTTGGCATTTTAGGAGTGGGCCATCAAGAATCTCTAAGACTGACGAAATACGAAGATTGTTATGAGGAGTTGGAAAGCCGTGAAAAGCTTTACCGACGGATTAAATAG
- a CDS encoding chemotaxis protein CheB, whose translation MKSFTDGLNSRPPRTQPYFELVVVGTSLGGLSALELLLKKLPVTFPAAIAIVQHRHKDSDTSLSQFLQSCSVLPLKDAEDKEAIVPGQVYLAPADYHLLVEDVGRFALSTEMPVSYARPSIDVLFESAADAYGARGIGVILTGSGRDGAQGLARIKARGGLAIVQDPKTSESRMMPEAAIATTAVDWILPLADIAPRLIHLCQPVIR comes from the coding sequence GTGAAAAGCTTTACCGACGGATTAAATAGTCGGCCCCCGCGCACCCAACCGTACTTCGAGTTGGTGGTCGTTGGGACTTCTTTAGGAGGGCTAAGTGCCCTAGAACTTCTACTTAAAAAACTACCTGTTACCTTTCCTGCTGCCATCGCGATCGTGCAACATCGACATAAAGACTCCGACACCAGCCTCAGTCAATTTTTGCAATCTTGTAGTGTGTTACCCCTGAAAGACGCAGAAGACAAAGAAGCCATTGTTCCGGGCCAAGTGTATCTGGCTCCCGCTGATTATCATTTATTAGTAGAGGATGTGGGTCGGTTTGCTTTGTCTACAGAGATGCCTGTGTCTTATGCCCGCCCGTCTATTGATGTGTTGTTTGAGTCAGCCGCTGATGCTTATGGGGCGCGGGGGATCGGCGTGATTTTAACTGGGTCAGGTCGGGATGGAGCGCAAGGTCTGGCTAGAATCAAGGCCCGTGGTGGCTTAGCCATCGTTCAAGACCCCAAAACTTCCGAAAGTCGGATGATGCCCGAAGCAGCGATCGCAACAACTGCCGTAGACTGGATTTTACCCCTGGCAGATATTGCTCCTCGTTTGATCCATCTTTGTCAGCCTGTCATAAGGTGA
- a CDS encoding response regulator — protein sequence MSSEPKVNVLLVDDYPENLLALEAILESLGQNLVRASSGEEALRCLLHQDFAVILLDVQMPGIDGFETATLIRERTRSQHTPIIFMTAFSSSDSLVFKGYSLGAVDYLLKPVKPEILLSKVSVFVDLFKKTEEVKRQAAQLSAINAELKQSEERFRSLSACSPVGIFLTDMAGCCTYTNPRYQVICGLDEAASLGEGWLRSVYLEDRPRAAQEWLAYTKKGREYSDEFRFQAPDGTIRWTHVRSSPMVSDHGKLLGHVGTIEDVTERKQAEEARAQFMREQIARQEAEAANRIKDEFLAILSHELRTPLNAMLGWARLLRTRKFDEATTTKALETIERNAKVQAQLIEDILDVSRIIRGKLRLVIRSVNPIGVIEAAMDTLRPMADSKSIQVETKFDPPGELILGDPDRLQQVVWNLLSNAIKFTPEEGKVEVSLSFGQEDVASDNGQGQPQRYAQIQVTDTGIGISPEFLPYVFDRFRQADSTTTRPYGGLGLGLAIVRHLVELHGGTVEAASNPDGPGARFIVKLPQAATLIDPQDAEEGYPMTHLAAVNTEVPSLSSFRVLVVDDDPDTREFLSTALAQYGAEVNIVSCVADAVTALGDFKPNVLVSDIGMPDADGYQLIRQIRRLGAEQGGNIPAIALTAYTRVEERKRAIEAGFQMHLAKPIEPGELVAAVAKLVQPASQLQA from the coding sequence ATGTCGTCTGAACCCAAAGTTAATGTTCTCCTGGTTGACGATTATCCGGAAAACCTGTTGGCTTTAGAGGCAATTTTAGAAAGCTTGGGCCAAAACTTAGTCAGGGCGAGTTCCGGCGAAGAAGCCTTACGCTGCCTGCTCCATCAAGATTTTGCGGTGATTCTGCTAGATGTGCAGATGCCAGGGATTGATGGCTTTGAAACTGCCACTTTAATTCGAGAACGGACGCGATCGCAGCATACCCCGATCATTTTCATGACCGCCTTTAGCAGTAGCGATTCCCTGGTGTTCAAGGGCTACTCTTTAGGCGCGGTAGACTACCTCCTCAAGCCAGTTAAGCCCGAAATTCTGCTCTCGAAAGTTTCCGTTTTCGTTGATTTGTTCAAGAAAACAGAAGAGGTGAAGCGGCAAGCAGCCCAACTCAGTGCCATCAATGCTGAGCTGAAGCAAAGTGAAGAACGCTTTCGCTCCCTCAGTGCCTGCTCGCCTGTAGGTATTTTTCTGACGGACATGGCAGGATGCTGCACTTACACTAACCCCCGCTATCAAGTGATTTGTGGTTTGGATGAAGCAGCTAGTTTAGGCGAAGGCTGGTTGCGATCGGTTTATCTAGAAGATCGACCTCGTGCTGCCCAAGAATGGTTGGCCTACACCAAGAAGGGCCGAGAATATTCTGATGAATTTCGCTTTCAGGCCCCCGATGGCACGATTCGCTGGACCCATGTGCGATCGTCTCCAATGGTTTCAGACCACGGCAAGCTGCTGGGCCACGTCGGCACCATTGAAGACGTGACAGAGCGCAAACAGGCAGAAGAAGCCAGAGCCCAGTTCATGCGCGAACAAATCGCTAGACAAGAAGCTGAGGCTGCCAATCGGATTAAAGATGAATTTCTCGCTATCCTCTCTCACGAACTGCGGACTCCTCTCAATGCCATGCTGGGCTGGGCTCGCCTCCTCCGCACTCGTAAATTTGATGAGGCGACCACAACAAAAGCCCTAGAAACGATTGAGCGGAATGCCAAAGTCCAAGCGCAGTTAATTGAAGACATTCTGGATGTCTCGCGGATTATTCGCGGCAAGCTGCGACTGGTAATTCGTTCCGTTAATCCCATTGGGGTGATTGAAGCCGCAATGGATACCCTGCGTCCGATGGCTGACAGCAAGTCTATTCAGGTTGAAACTAAATTTGACCCACCAGGAGAGCTAATTTTAGGGGACCCCGACCGTCTCCAGCAGGTGGTTTGGAATCTGCTATCAAACGCGATTAAGTTCACCCCCGAGGAAGGCAAGGTGGAGGTGAGCTTATCCTTTGGTCAAGAGGATGTTGCCAGCGACAATGGTCAAGGCCAACCGCAACGCTATGCTCAAATCCAAGTGACTGATACAGGAATCGGGATTAGTCCAGAGTTTTTACCCTATGTGTTTGACCGCTTCCGTCAAGCCGATAGCACCACGACTCGGCCTTACGGTGGTTTAGGCTTAGGGCTGGCGATCGTGCGGCATTTGGTCGAACTGCATGGCGGTACGGTGGAGGCAGCTAGCAACCCAGACGGTCCGGGGGCGCGGTTTATTGTTAAATTGCCGCAAGCAGCTACCTTAATCGACCCACAAGATGCGGAGGAAGGCTATCCAATGACGCATCTTGCGGCTGTGAATACAGAGGTACCTTCGCTATCTAGTTTCCGGGTGCTGGTAGTCGATGATGATCCAGACACCAGAGAGTTTTTATCGACGGCCTTGGCGCAATACGGCGCGGAGGTGAACATTGTCTCCTGCGTGGCAGATGCGGTGACAGCCCTCGGCGATTTCAAGCCCAATGTGCTGGTGAGCGATATTGGCATGCCAGATGCGGATGGCTACCAGCTCATTCGCCAAATTCGCAGACTAGGGGCAGAGCAAGGAGGTAATATTCCCGCGATCGCCCTTACTGCTTATACCCGCGTGGAGGAACGTAAGCGCGCGATCGAAGCAGGGTTTCAGATGCACTTAGCGAAACCTATAGAGCCAGGAGAGTTGGTCGCCGCTGTCGCTAAGTTGGTGCAACCAGCCTCGCAGCTTCAAGCTTAA